The following are encoded together in the Equus quagga isolate Etosha38 chromosome 1, UCLA_HA_Equagga_1.0, whole genome shotgun sequence genome:
- the ZNF740 gene encoding zinc finger protein 740 isoform X1, protein MAQASLLACEGLAGVSLVPTAASKKMMLSQIASKQAENGERAGSPDVLRCSSQGHRKESDKSRSRKDDDSLAEASHSKKTVKKVVVVEQNGSFQVKIPKNFVCEHCFGAFRSSYHLKRHILIHTGEKPFECDICDMRFIQKYHLERHKRVHSGEKPYQCERCHQCFSRTDRLLRHKRMCQGCQSKTSDGQFSL, encoded by the exons ATGGCTCAG GCAAGTCTCCTGGCTTGTGAAGGCCTAGCAGGTGTGAGTTTGGTTCCCACTGCAGCCAGCAAGAAGATGATGCTGAGCCAGATTGCCAGCAAGCAGGCCGAGAATGGAGAGCGGGCAGGTAGCCCTGATGTGCTGAGGTGCTCGAGTCAG GGCCACCGAAAAGAGAGCGATAAGTCCAGGAGCCGCAAAGATGATGACAGCTTGGCCGAGGCCTCTCATTCAAAAAAGACTGTTAAAAAG GTGGTGGTAGTGGAACAAAATGGCTCTTTTCAAGTAAAGATTCCCAAAAATTTTGTTTGTGAACACTGCTTTGGAGCATTTAGGAGCAGTTACCACCTCAAGAGGCACATCCTTATTCATACCG GCGAGAAGCCATTTGAGTGTGATATATGTGATATGCGCTTCATCCAGAAGTACCACCTGGAGCGCCACAAGCGTGTACACAGTGGGGAAAAGCCCTACCAGTGTGAACGGTGTCATCAG TGTTTTTCTCGGACAGATCGATTACTCAGACACAAACGGATGTGCCAAGGGTGCCAGTCCAAGACTTCCGACGGGCAGTTTTCTCTATAG
- the ZNF740 gene encoding zinc finger protein 740 isoform X2, which produces MKEASLLACEGLAGVSLVPTAASKKMMLSQIASKQAENGERAGSPDVLRCSSQGHRKESDKSRSRKDDDSLAEASHSKKTVKKVVVVEQNGSFQVKIPKNFVCEHCFGAFRSSYHLKRHILIHTGEKPFECDICDMRFIQKYHLERHKRVHSGEKPYQCERCHQCFSRTDRLLRHKRMCQGCQSKTSDGQFSL; this is translated from the exons ATGAAGGAG GCAAGTCTCCTGGCTTGTGAAGGCCTAGCAGGTGTGAGTTTGGTTCCCACTGCAGCCAGCAAGAAGATGATGCTGAGCCAGATTGCCAGCAAGCAGGCCGAGAATGGAGAGCGGGCAGGTAGCCCTGATGTGCTGAGGTGCTCGAGTCAG GGCCACCGAAAAGAGAGCGATAAGTCCAGGAGCCGCAAAGATGATGACAGCTTGGCCGAGGCCTCTCATTCAAAAAAGACTGTTAAAAAG GTGGTGGTAGTGGAACAAAATGGCTCTTTTCAAGTAAAGATTCCCAAAAATTTTGTTTGTGAACACTGCTTTGGAGCATTTAGGAGCAGTTACCACCTCAAGAGGCACATCCTTATTCATACCG GCGAGAAGCCATTTGAGTGTGATATATGTGATATGCGCTTCATCCAGAAGTACCACCTGGAGCGCCACAAGCGTGTACACAGTGGGGAAAAGCCCTACCAGTGTGAACGGTGTCATCAG TGTTTTTCTCGGACAGATCGATTACTCAGACACAAACGGATGTGCCAAGGGTGCCAGTCCAAGACTTCCGACGGGCAGTTTTCTCTATAG